Proteins encoded in a region of the Coffea eugenioides isolate CCC68of chromosome 4, Ceug_1.0, whole genome shotgun sequence genome:
- the LOC113769442 gene encoding inactive ubiquitin carboxyl-terminal hydrolase 53-like: MNDASEVLGVIFDCLHQLFTSTMCTSDAESLDSNCMDSWDCTNGACVAHSLFGMDIFERMNCYNCGLESRHLKYTSFFHNINACALRTMKVMCPESSFDEFLNLVEMNHQLACDPEAGGCGKLNYIHHILSTPPHVFTTVLGWQNTCEHVDDITATLTALSTEMDISVLYRGLDPKNRHCLVSVVCYYGQHYHCFAYSQDHERWLMYDDKTVKVNPISLAFMPSIPLFHETRREQEKLACSKVLKEVWSED; this comes from the exons ATGAATGATGCTTCTGAAGTGTTGGGTGTCATATTTGATTGCCTTCATCAATTATTTACCTCAACCATGTGTACTTCTGATGCCGAATCATTAGATAGCAACTGCATGGACTCTTGGGATTGCACAAATGGTGCTTGCGTTGCACATTCTCTTTTTGGCATGGACATATTTGAAAGAATGAATTGTTACAATTGTGGTCTGGAGTCCAGACATTTAAAGTACACTTCATTCTTCCACAATATCAATGCCTGTGCTCTGCGTACTATGA AGGTTATGTGTCCAGAAAGCTCTTTTGATGAGTTTCTGAACCTTGTTGAGATGAATCACCAATTAGCTTGTGATCCTGAAGCTGGTGGCTGTGGAAAGCTTAACTACATCCATCATATTCTGTCGACCCCACCACATGTTTTCACAACAG TTTTGGGTTGGCAGAATACCTGTGAACATGTTGATGACATAACGGCCACATTGACAGCCTTATCTACAGAGATGGATATCAGTGTCCTTTATCGTGGTCTTGATCCAAAAAATAGGCACTGCTTGGTCTCAGTG GTTTGCTATTACGGGCAGCATTATCACTGTTTTGCGTACAGTCAGGATCATGAACGGTGGCTTATGTATGATGAC AAAACCGTGAAGGTAAATCCCATTAGTCTTGCTTTTATGCCTTCTATACCTTTGTTTCACGAAACAA GAAGAGAGCAGGAGAAATTGGCCTGCAGCAAAGTTTTGAAAGAAGTTTGGTCTGAAGATTAG
- the LOC113768454 gene encoding inactive ubiquitin carboxyl-terminal hydrolase 53-like, giving the protein MTETLDLMDVYGTGLKNEIGEYNCFLNVIIQSLWHLQWFRDEFLRRSLSKHVHVGDPCVVCALYDIFSALNTASVDARREAVAPTSLRIALSNLYPDINFFLEVNL; this is encoded by the exons ATGACTGAAACATTAGATCTGATGGATGTATATGGTACAGGGTTAAAGAATGAAATTGGCGAATACAATTGCTTTTTAAATGTCATTATTCAG TCTTTGTGGCACTTACAATGGTTTCGAGATGAATTTTTGAGGAGGTCATTATCAAAACATGTACATGTTGGGGATCCTTGTGTTGTATGTGCATTATATGATATTTTTTCTGCTCTGAACACTGCTTCAGTGGATGCACGAAGAGAAGCTGTTGCCCCTACTTCCCTGAGAATTGCTCTTAGCAACCTCTATCCAGATATTAATTTCTTCCTAGAAGTAAATCTTTGA
- the LOC113769440 gene encoding uncharacterized protein LOC113769440, with protein sequence MKDLGPLQYFLGLEVRSTSAGIFLHQHKYIQELIALAGLQDGRSVDIPLEVNVKYRHDEGAFLSDPSLYRQLVGSLNYLTITRPDISFAVQQVSQFMQAPRHLHLAAVHRIVRYLKGTSARGLFFQIDSPIRLVAYSDADWAGCSDTRRSITGWCMFIGNSLVSWKSKKQDRVSKSSTEFEYQAMSSAYSEIVWLRGLLGVLGFPQIEPTPLHADNTSAIQIAANPVFHERTKHIEVDCHSIREAYDAHVISLPHITTALQTADVIHEATELDFSIDYDTYP encoded by the exons ATGAAGGACTTGGGTCCTTTACAGTATTTTTTAGGTCTTGAGGTGCGTTCCACCTCCGCTGGTATCTTCTTACACCAGCATAAATACATTCAAGAGTTAATTGCTTTGGCTGGCCTTCAAGATGGTCGTTCAGTTGATATTCCCTTGGAGGTGAATGTTAAATATCGTCATGATGAGGGTGCTTTTCTATCTGATCCTTCTTTATATAGACAATTGGTAGGCAGCCTCAATTATCTGACTATTACTCGGCCTGATATTTCTTTTGCTGTTCAACAAGTCAGTCAATTTATGCAAGCCCCTAGGCACCTTCATCTCGCCGCTGTTCATCGCATTGTTCGCTATTTGAAAGGCACTTCTGCCCGAGGCCTTTTCTTTCAAATCGACTCTCCTATTCGTCTGGTTGCATACAGTGATGCTGATTGGGCTGGTTGTTCTGATACTAGACGTTCCATTACCGGTTGGTGCATGTTTATTGGTAACTCTCTCGTTTCTTGGAAAAGCAAGAAGCAAGATCGGGTGTCTAAGTCTTCTACTGAGTTTGAGTATCAGGCCATGTCCTCTGCATATTCTGAAATTGTTTGGCTTCGTGGATTGTTGGGTGTACTTGGGTTTCCTCAAATTGAGCCTACTCCGCTCCATGCAGATAACACTAGTGCTATTCAAATTGCTGCTAACCCAGTATTTCATGAGCGTACCAAGCACATTGAAGTAGATTGTCACTCTATTCGTGAAGCATATGATGCTCATGTCATCTCTCTTCCGCATATCACCACTGCTCTCCAAACTGCTGATGT TATTCATGAGGCTACAGAACTGGACTTTTCTATTGATTATGATACTTATCCTTGA